CAGATAAATTGACAATGAGAATAATTGTTAGAGGCAGCTGTAATCTCTGTTCTTTTCAGCATTCGTCATTGAACCTTTTAAGAGTGACCTtgtatttcctctcctctcccctccactGTGTGTTCACGTCATATATCTCCAGATGAAACTTCAGCAGGCTGCTCTTGAGTTGAAGTTGACCCCAGCATTGGTGCTTCTCCGATCCACCTTGGACCAACTGCAAGAGAAGGACATGACTAAAATCTTTTCTCAGCCTGTCAATCTATCAGAGGTTGGTGCAGTTTGAAAACAGTCTGTCTAATTACACCCTTTTCATTGAGCAGCATATTTACTTAGTCTTTATCATGACTCAGCTAATCTTCTGATTATAATAATTCACTGAGGTCCCAGATTACTTGGAGTTTATTTCCCAACCCATGGACTTCTCCACCATGCGTACCAAACTGGAGGGACATGCCTACTGCTCCATCACGGACCTAGAGAAGGACTTTGACCTCATGATTTCCAACTGCCTCAAGTACAACTCCAAGGACACCATGTTTCACAAGACAGCTTTACAGCTGCGGGAGGTGGGTGGAGCCATCCTCCGCCACGCTCACAGACAGTCTCAGAGCATTGGCCTGGACCCCAGCACCGGCTTGCATCTCCCAGAGGCTCCAAACAAACATGGCTTCTACCACTGTACGTGGGATGACGGTGAGTTGAGAGTGGGAAATAGCTATTTCTTTATGAACGTAACCCACATGCCTCAACCATTCtcatgcctttttttcctcagtcgACTCTCTGCTGGACCCAGAGAACAGACTGCACTTAACCACAGATGAGCAGCTAAAAGCCTTACTGGATAAACTGGACATGGTTACATCCATGCGCACCAGTGGTGGTCGAACCAAACGCATTAGGCTTCTGCGCCGAGAGATCAACACTCTCAGACAGAGGGTGAAccagcagcaacaaaacactCAGTCCGTGAATGGTAATGACAAGGAGGATGAaggaaaagaagatgaagaagaagaagaagaggaggaggaggaggaagaagaggaggaggaagaggaggaggagaaggaaaagaaaatagagaagaCAAATATTGTGGATACTGGACCTTTGACTGCAGTGTCCAGCTCTGGGAcaggtaaaattatttttactctgTATGATTCAGTTACTTTTCTTAAATGGAATTGGGCTTCATGCCCTTACTAATATAACTTAACCAATAACTGCACTCATTATAAATTATTCATGATTAGTGTTGCAGCTGACAAAATTTCATCATCGATTCATTTACTAATTAGGTTTACAATTAATGAATCAATCATCCAACATTGCCAGAGTCCAATtggatgtcttcaaatgtcttactttatctgacaaataaacaaaacaaaaaaaccccaaagatattccatttgctgtgatataaaacagagaagagcagcagatCATCACATTGGATAGGCTGTAACCAGTGAATGGTTGGAAATTTTGTAAGATTAATCCACTAATTGTTTTTATGACACATATAAGCTGTATTTataatactgaaataattttttcttcGATCAAGATGACTCTCCACCTGTGCTAGAACTTACTTGCCCGGTGTCATCACCACTGCCGGGAGATGCTCCTCTTGAGCCTCCTGTCCTGGGTATCGTAACTGGAGGGCGAAGGTCACCAGGGCGCTCCTACAAGCGTCAGAGATCATCCCGCAGTGGGAGCAAAAGCCAAGTTGAAGATGAGGCTGAAGTTGGTGAAACGCCATCTTCACAACCGGAGGCTGTTCACGAGGTCACACCACTGGGAAAACCCCCACCTCTGCCTTTGGCTGGAGTTGGTCGTCGTACGTCTGTTCTGtttaaaaaagctaaaaatggGGCACGGATGACAAAAACCAAGTCCCCACCACAACAGAATGGGAAAACGTCCGAGGGTAAAACCAATGGGTTGGAGAGCATCACTGCTAGTCCAAATTCACCCAGTGTGACAAACATCACCACCTTACCTCCCACTCCAAACACTTCCCCTGcacctccctctccttcctcgcATCACCTGAGGTCCAGAGGCCTCAGTTCAGAAAACGAAGCAGACAAACTCCTACCACCACCCAGAGAAGCAGgtagggataaaaaaaaaaagattactttAATCCTGAAAGAGATTCATGAGATTCATAAAGTCCGTATCAGTCAGGATGTCACTTGTGTTTGTGCTAGGCCTCACCAATGGGAAGCACACCTCTGCAGAccatgatgatgacgacgaaaAATTAAAGTGAGTATGGAGAGGTGCATAATCTTTGTTGGTATTGAATTATAGCTTAATAGCCTTATAATAAGTTCATTATAAATTGTACCTTTTAAAGCTGTtagaatcagtatttttatattaacagtgaatCACTActacaaagaattatcacccgactgCAGCTCTATGGAGCTTTATAGCGGGtatcagctttttgttttgtttttctggcccacaacttttctgttttaggTCACTCTCACCTATGTCATAGTTTTTGGCCACTGCATGCAGTGGttctcagtttaaaaaatgaaaaaaataaaaaagctctaaaaacccactgtacactacccgCTCAGCACCAGACAACAAGCGGATATAGTGGACTATTTAGCAGAAGAGCTGTATATTTCCCAGATAAGTTGGAGGAGACCAAACCTGAGCTAAAAGGAGGGTAAATATTGGACTTGAaatcatcaggtggacacaaacacgactccaaatgaaggctaatgttgctttgtatCTGCTGGATCAGTAAATAACAAACTGGTTTCTAACGTGTGTCATATTGACTTGAAATGTGATAATATATCAATGTTGTGCTCACAACTTTCTTCTGCTATCCCCAAGGcgccaaaaaatcagttattgcaggttaaAAATCATCCAccgctctctttctttccttgtttaCAGCTGTAGTGTCTCCCCACCCAAACGTAGTCGGGGTAAACCTGCACTGGCCAAAGTCCCTAGCAGTGAGAATGGAGACATCTGTGGGTCTGGTGTGTATCAAGAGAGGGCAatcaaaatacagtgaaatgcctctgtttttgtgtgtgtgttggatgtgTAGTGCAAGattataaacacaaaaaaaagagagaaaaaaacgaaTTGTACAATTTTCATGACCATTAccgttcagttcagttcagttttaagtTTGGGGTCAAGAACTGTCATGAATACAAATTAATTGGATATATTGGAATATCCTGTTCACAGGAAAGTCTACACTTCTGTCTTTAGATAGTGAGACAGAGCTCGCACCACTGGACCTAGTTTGGGCCAAATGCAGAGGATATCCGTCATACCCAGCAATGGTGAGAATGGATTCAATCTTTTAGTGTATGGCTCACATACCAAGCTTTTTTTTGGCTGATGTCTTAGAgctgatataaataaataaaaaaaacccttgatgCATCCCGTAGAAGGGAATAATTATTCAATGTACTCTAACTGACAGAATTTACTGTTACAGATTGTTGACCCTGACATGCCCCAGGAAGGGCTTCTTCACAACGGCATCCCCATTCCAGTGCCTCCTGTGGAGGTGCTTAAACTGGGCGAGTGGCGACAAACGGACGAAGGCGAAAAGCTCtttttagtccttttttttgACACCAAAAGAACTTGGTAAGATTTGGACATGCAGGATAAAGCTCATGTTGAACTGGGAATAGTCTTGCTCACTTTGAAAATTTTCCCTCTTGGTTTTCAGGCAATGGCTCCCTCGTAACAAACTACTGCCGCTTGGGATGGATGACACTGTAGACAAACTGCGCTTAATGGAAGGCAAGAAACCCAGCGTTCGCAAGTCTGTACACACTGCGTATGACCGGGCCATAGTACATTTAAACCACGTGAGAGGAAATCTTAACTTCACTCCCTCCAATTTTATATGAATTTAGCTGAAACATTTTATCCTCTTAAACAGGCTGCCTGGTTATATGTATAGAAGCTTTATCAATGCTCTTAAAAAGGTGGAAAAGTAAAATTTAGGATTACCAACGTTTCCAACAGTTAATGGTATTTGAAGGTTTTCTGTTTAAAACTGATGCTCTGGTTtttaaaatggagagaaaaggtgCTTGAACACATTTTGTAgatgaatttattcatttattcacataatttttaaaaaaaggttttacacAACCACTGTTGCTATGTGTTCatataaagtttttattttaggcCAAAGCGAGTCAAGACTTGAGTGAGAaaagtgtaaatatttaatCTTGAAAGGGATTGTCTTGATTCAGATCATATTTAGACTGTATTTGCCATAGAAATGTAACTGTGTTTATTGAAGCGTGAAAGTCCCACTTAATTTTCACGTCATATCTGGACTCTATGGAAATTTGGTTTTTACAGCTGTGGATGAAAATTTATATGTCGCTGTcagaaaatgtctttgaaaaTTCTAAGTGGTACTGGTAAtattaaaaaatcatttatttaatattaccAGTATCTTCAAAAAGTCaccaaactaaaaaataaagagcacTGTGTAGCTTATGCACTTAAATCTACAGAGGTGTTGTACTCTACTGCTTAAGACACCTTGATCAGCAAACAGGTATATAGTAGTAACTTATAAAGAAGGCAGATCGCCCCAGAAATGATAAAGTGTTGTTATGCTTTTCCTTTCAGCCATGAAGAAGGTTTGCTGTTGCCTAGATCATTTAAAGTTAACACTACATACGTGACACTTTAAAGTGCTCCTGCTTTCTCAAATTACACTTGTTTACTCGCTAAACTTTAATAGTAACCCATATTTCCAGTTATCCCTCCATTAAATCACATGGTATCTAGTCTTTTACTTACTATTGATTCATTTAAGCAGAGTGCTATTCAACAAATATGTCAACCTTGCTGGCATTGACACTGAATTTAAAGCCAAGCCTGAAGTGAAGCATAACTGGTTCTACGTTTGACTCTTAGAATAAGTTTTGGGTGTGTAcgcattttatttacaattctGCGAATACCTCTGCAGATACAATAGAAGAACGATTCAAATGAGTAGAATTACTGATAAATTTTGGTtaaatggctgcaaatgcaaaCATTCATGAACTTTTAGTCCAGCTATGACATGTTTTGGGTGGGACTTGAGAggattttacttatttttccaTATTGTGAAACTGTATTATGATACTAGAATGTTGGAGTACCCGGTGCAGCTACTTGGTTAGTAAGATGTGACGCCACTAAAGAAGTGAAGCTGATTATTTTGTGGTTATTATGACAAAGTCTACTGCAATCACTCACTGAAGAAGTTGCAATTGTTTGCAAATCTGGCTGAAATGACTTGAAAAGCACAATcggtttgtttttaaaaagaacttgTAGGATTGGTGACTCCTGGAGCCATATGTGTGgcataaactgtgtgtgtgtgtgtgtgtgtgtgtgggtgtgggtgtgt
This genomic interval from Xiphias gladius isolate SHS-SW01 ecotype Sanya breed wild chromosome 21, ASM1685928v1, whole genome shotgun sequence contains the following:
- the brpf3a gene encoding bromodomain and PHD finger-containing protein 3 isoform X1, which encodes MRKVRRWECETVVHGLNMGRGRGRGRGRGRGSSGQLRPPSPYRLQLSPSRETLTYAQAQKIVEVDLDGRLHRINITDPLPVITEDEMMAQDIAECNSNKENSEQTQSKPRSWRKPSNSKSRRSVKNTSHQNQRSGSQQHNGATNSFQHPSNQSPLPEPNFRVLSSVCPSEAPPLPAAYYRYIEKSGEEQDSVAEYDMDEEDLAWLEMVNQKRVSDGHASVSPDTFELLIDRLERESILESRSQALSQSAVDEDAFCCVCLDDECLNSNVILFCDICNLAVHQECYGVPYVPEGQWLCRCCLQSPSRPVDCVLCPNRGGAFKQTSDGRWAHVVCAIWIPEVCFANTVFLEPVEGVKNIPPARWKLTCYLCKQKGRGASIQCHKANCYRAFHVTCAQKAGLFMKIDPVRETGVNGTTFSVKKTAFCEHHSPVGFRRDGSGDESVDGRLVGGRGNRGQRSYTQSPPSPPNKKATKGQKKKNTKGSGGSTRRSNVPVLLVPQIPSHRLNKICTGVEVQRKNQFMQRLHNYWLLKRQSRNGMPLIRRLHSHLQAHRTAEQREPDEKLCAAREELRYWQKLRQDLERARLLVELIRKRERLKREQMKLQQAALELKLTPALVLLRSTLDQLQEKDMTKIFSQPVNLSEVPDYLEFISQPMDFSTMRTKLEGHAYCSITDLEKDFDLMISNCLKYNSKDTMFHKTALQLREVGGAILRHAHRQSQSIGLDPSTGLHLPEAPNKHGFYHCTWDDVDSLLDPENRLHLTTDEQLKALLDKLDMVTSMRTSGGRTKRIRLLRREINTLRQRVNQQQQNTQSVNGNDKEDEGKEDEEEEEEEEEEEEEEEEEEEEKEKKIEKTNIVDTGPLTAVSSSGTDDSPPVLELTCPVSSPLPGDAPLEPPVLGIVTGGRRSPGRSYKRQRSSRSGSKSQVEDEAEVGETPSSQPEAVHEVTPLGKPPPLPLAGVGRRTSVLFKKAKNGARMTKTKSPPQQNGKTSEGKTNGLESITASPNSPSVTNITTLPPTPNTSPAPPSPSSHHLRSRGLSSENEADKLLPPPREAGLTNGKHTSADHDDDDEKLNCSVSPPKRSRGKPALAKVPSSENGDICGSGKSTLLSLDSETELAPLDLVWAKCRGYPSYPAMIVDPDMPQEGLLHNGIPIPVPPVEVLKLGEWRQTDEGEKLFLVLFFDTKRTWQWLPRNKLLPLGMDDTVDKLRLMEGKKPSVRKSVHTAYDRAIVHLNHVRGNLNFTPSNFI
- the brpf3a gene encoding bromodomain and PHD finger-containing protein 3 isoform X3, whose protein sequence is MRKVRRWECETVVHGLNMGRGRGRGRGRGRGSSGQLRPPSPYRLQLSPSRETLTYAQAQKIVEVDLDGRLHRINITDPLPVITEDEMMAQDIAECNSNKENSEQTQSKPRSWRKPSNSKSRRSVKNTSHQNQRSGSQQHNGATNSFQHPSNQSPLPEPNFRVLSSVCPSEAPPLPAAYYRYIEKSGEEQDSVAEYDMDEEDLAWLEMVNQKRVSDGHASVSPDTFELLIDRLERESILESRSQALSQSAVDEDAFCCVCLDDECLNSNVILFCDICNLAVHQECYGVPYVPEGQWLCRCCLQSPSRPVDCVLCPNRGGAFKQTSDGRWAHVVCAIWIPEVCFANTVFLEPVEGVKNIPPARWKLTCYLCKQKGRGASIQCHKANCYRAFHVTCAQKAGLFMKIDPVRETGVNGTTFSVKKTAFCEHHSPVGFRRDGSGDESVDGRLVGGRGNRGQRSYTQSPPSPPNKKATKGQKKKNTKGSGGSTRRSNVPVLLVPQIPSHRLNKICTGVEVQRKNQFMQRLHNYWLLKRQSRNGMPLIRRLHSHLQAHRTAEQREPDEKLCAAREELRYWQKLRQDLERARLLVELIRKRERLKREQMKLQQAALELKLTPALVLLRSTLDQLQEKDMTKIFSQPVNLSEVPDYLEFISQPMDFSTMRTKLEGHAYCSITDLEKDFDLMISNCLKYNSKDTMFHKTALQLREVGGAILRHAHRQSQSIGLDPSTGLHLPEAPNKHGFYHCTWDDVDSLLDPENRLHLTTDEQLKALLDKLDMVTSMRTSGGRTKRIRLLRREINTLRQRVNQQQQNTQSVNGNDKEDEGKEDEEEEEEEEEEEEEEEEEEEEKEKKIEKTNIVDTGPLTAVSSSGTDDSPPVLELTCPVSSPLPGDAPLEPPVLGIVTGGRRSPGRSYKRQRSSRSGSKSQVEDEAEVGETPSSQPEAVHEVTPLGKPPPLPLAGVGRRTSVLFKKAKNGARMTKTKSPPQQNGKTSEGKTNGLESITASPNSPSVTNITTLPPTPNTSPAPPSPSSHHLRSRGLSSENEADKLLPPPREAGLTNGKHTSADHDDDDEKLNCSVSPPKRSRGKPALAKVPSSENGDICGSDSETELAPLDLVWAKCRGYPSYPAMIVDPDMPQEGLLHNGIPIPVPPVEVLKLGEWRQTDEGEKLFLVLFFDTKRTWQWLPRNKLLPLGMDDTVDKLRLMEGKKPSVRKSVHTAYDRAIVHLNHVRGNLNFTPSNFI
- the brpf3a gene encoding bromodomain and PHD finger-containing protein 3 isoform X2, whose product is MRKVRRWECETVVHGLNMGRGRGRGRGRGRGSSGQLRPPSPYRLQLSPSRETLTYAQAQKIVEVDLDGRLHRINITDPLPVITEDEMMAQDIAECNSNKENSEQTQSKPRSWRKPSNSKSRRSVKNTSHQNQRSGSQQHNGATNSFQHPSNQSPLPEPNFRVLSSVCPSEAPPLPAAYYRYIEKSGEEQDSVAEYDMDEEDLAWLEMVNQKRVSDGHASVSPDTFELLIDRLERESILESRSQALSQSAVDEDAFCCVCLDDECLNSNVILFCDICNLAVHQECYGVPYVPEGQWLCRCCLQSPSRPVDCVLCPNRGGAFKQTSDGRWAHVVCAIWIPEVCFANTVFLEPVEGVKNIPPARWKLTCYLCKQKGRGASIQCHKANCYRAFHVTCAQKAGLFMKIDPVRETGVNGTTFSVKKTAFCEHHSPVGFRRDGSGDESVDGRLVGGRGNRGQRSYTQSPPSPPNKKATKGQKKKNTKGSGGSTRRSNVPVLLVPQIPSHRLNKICTGVEVQRKNQFMQRLHNYWLLKRQSRNGMPLIRRLHSHLQAHRTAEQREPDEKLCAAREELRYWQKLRQDLERARLLVELIRKRERLKREQMKLQQAALELKLTPALVLLRSTLDQLQEKDMTKIFSQPVNLSEVPDYLEFISQPMDFSTMRTKLEGHAYCSITDLEKDFDLMISNCLKYNSKDTMFHKTALQLREVGGAILRHAHRQSQSIGLDPSTGLHLPEAPNKHGFYHFDSLLDPENRLHLTTDEQLKALLDKLDMVTSMRTSGGRTKRIRLLRREINTLRQRVNQQQQNTQSVNGNDKEDEGKEDEEEEEEEEEEEEEEEEEEEEKEKKIEKTNIVDTGPLTAVSSSGTDDSPPVLELTCPVSSPLPGDAPLEPPVLGIVTGGRRSPGRSYKRQRSSRSGSKSQVEDEAEVGETPSSQPEAVHEVTPLGKPPPLPLAGVGRRTSVLFKKAKNGARMTKTKSPPQQNGKTSEGKTNGLESITASPNSPSVTNITTLPPTPNTSPAPPSPSSHHLRSRGLSSENEADKLLPPPREAGLTNGKHTSADHDDDDEKLNCSVSPPKRSRGKPALAKVPSSENGDICGSGKSTLLSLDSETELAPLDLVWAKCRGYPSYPAMIVDPDMPQEGLLHNGIPIPVPPVEVLKLGEWRQTDEGEKLFLVLFFDTKRTWQWLPRNKLLPLGMDDTVDKLRLMEGKKPSVRKSVHTAYDRAIVHLNHVRGNLNFTPSNFI